Proteins from a single region of Thermoplasmata archaeon:
- a CDS encoding Ig-like domain-containing protein: protein MGGELAPSGRTLRSIVLTATLLASALVVATRMPTAAGNEGGPLDCGYRWTDTYEPPPKVDFSWIDITSNGTYIQDSDWANSNSDDSYAGPYSLGFDVSYFGNVYSQVYVDTNGYVSFAQGYWDIPYQGMQIPSADTPNNFLMAFGADLYPGIVDSPNGVYYEFLPATNQFAVEWYNVPHYGDSDSLTFEILVNQTGEIWFQYESVSGWIGAVGVENADGSLGTAYSTSNVTGGVAVRFVGPSSTPGPVSVDLSPCSETVRSTPGEQVDATLTVTNTGTSGNDTFDMEYSSPSGWTASFYRADGVDPLPDTNNNSIPDTGALEPNGGFVDVILRVNVSSNASGREAISVTATSTADPSVSDSGEVDVIIGPAAFDPPHFDYGWDTDGDGQYDYLTVEINVTVTEGNYYELNAELYSESRNLDLWNGVYTYLGAGPNTVTLSFLGLQINASGEDGPYLVGLWLYEGYYPYEFLDTDTHTTAAYSHLDFETPPAHLSPPHQDSGLDTDGDGQFDYLEVDVNVSVYVAGTFAVDGYLHDPTYQLSDSALTAVYLDVGNQTVRLLFRGIIINVSGVDGPYSVDLSLYDWSRGLYLGSSNHTTAAYNHLDFESPPIVPSPPHDDVGLDLDEDGLFDFLAVDMNVTVNGPGYFMVQAWVHDANASFSSYDDNVTYLDPGAHSIRLFYDGSVFNQSGIDGPYFVDFSLYYWDNASGWVYLTSDNHTTAAYDHGDFNGPGPRAYFRPPHADAGRDTDGDGDYNVLEVRTTVAVRQSGYYYVSGYLHNADYSFSLWAENATSLNPGLGQIGLPFDGQSINASGVDGPYTVDLTLYYYDPYYGWVYLDSGTHTTAAYLHTDFDGPPAYFVGPHRDFGLDTDADGRYNYLVIDANVTTEYNGSFVVIAYVYSNYTNGSANLSLYAENYTWLNAGTQSVRFQFDGAIINATGIDGPYHVALYLYDGYSWRFLDNDTFDTAAYAHTDFEEMPSIQSVQTPTSPTIDGVISSGEWNDAVAVDLSSISGNQLSGTLLVKDNNTMLYVAYDATGDQTQDYYDYASIAFDTGNDGNYTAGHEDVFLQGAGSATNQWHYVWDSTYGWVVEDSPYDPDLPNHAGLASAAGFGSSPRSGTRHRIYEFAIPMALLGVRPGDSIGFDGGGPFSAGIFDSYWYRYSSWPWAYSVPLYLYGDLVLSRDTTAPSVAITSPGSGSIFVTDRVDLAWTASDVGLGLSRIEVSVDGGAPVILGADATTYAVTGLSDGTHAVAVTAYDGAENAQSASISVIIDTTAPVVSVLTPANGASLAMNDVTVTWSASDAASGVSQIEISLDGEPPIVLSPSVSTYALPALSQGSHRVSIRVIDRAGLTQVAAVAFTIDTVAPSLAIQSPSSGALLATRSVTASWIALDLGSGLDRIEVSLDGGAAIVLSAGASGYTFSDLSDGAHTIHVVAFDLAGNRETRAVDVSVDATPPSLAISSPAAGIIITSSSATITWTASDATSGLQRLELSLDGGAPLSVSVTGSTSHTFSGLRDGSHAVILSAFDRAGNVATASVTFSVDTGVFSPNGPYGLAPTIGVAAAIVAVIGAFALVRARSRRRPPAAEP from the coding sequence GTGGGGGGAGAGCTCGCCCCGAGCGGGCGCACATTGAGATCGATCGTCCTGACGGCCACCCTACTCGCGTCCGCTCTTGTCGTGGCAACGCGCATGCCGACTGCTGCGGGGAATGAGGGAGGCCCCCTTGATTGCGGTTACCGGTGGACGGATACCTACGAGCCGCCCCCGAAAGTCGACTTCAGTTGGATTGACATCACTTCAAACGGAACCTACATTCAGGATTCCGATTGGGCGAATAGCAATTCGGATGACAGCTATGCAGGCCCTTACAGCCTCGGGTTTGACGTCTCCTATTTCGGGAACGTCTACTCCCAAGTCTACGTCGACACGAACGGGTACGTCAGCTTCGCGCAAGGGTACTGGGACATCCCATATCAAGGAATGCAGATCCCTTCGGCCGACACGCCGAACAACTTCCTCATGGCGTTCGGGGCGGACTTGTATCCAGGAATTGTGGACTCTCCCAATGGCGTGTATTACGAGTTCCTCCCCGCTACCAACCAGTTCGCGGTGGAATGGTACAATGTACCGCATTATGGCGACAGTGATTCGCTCACCTTTGAAATCCTCGTGAACCAAACGGGCGAGATTTGGTTCCAATACGAGTCGGTGAGTGGATGGATCGGCGCGGTCGGGGTCGAAAACGCCGATGGCTCTCTTGGGACGGCCTACTCCACCTCGAACGTGACGGGCGGAGTTGCCGTCCGATTCGTGGGCCCATCTTCGACGCCGGGTCCGGTGTCCGTCGATCTCTCTCCTTGCAGTGAGACGGTGCGATCGACGCCCGGGGAGCAAGTCGACGCAACCCTGACCGTGACGAATACGGGCACCTCGGGCAATGATACATTCGACATGGAATACTCTTCACCGTCGGGCTGGACGGCCTCCTTCTACCGAGCGGACGGTGTCGACCCGCTCCCGGACACGAACAACAACTCAATCCCGGATACGGGCGCCCTCGAGCCGAACGGGGGTTTCGTCGACGTCATCCTTCGAGTCAACGTCTCGTCGAACGCGTCGGGGCGGGAAGCGATCTCGGTGACCGCCACGTCGACAGCGGATCCGTCCGTCTCGGATTCCGGGGAGGTCGATGTGATAATCGGGCCCGCGGCGTTCGATCCGCCGCATTTCGACTACGGCTGGGATACGGACGGCGATGGTCAGTACGATTACCTCACGGTCGAAATCAACGTCACCGTGACGGAAGGGAATTACTACGAACTGAACGCGGAACTGTACAGCGAGTCACGCAACCTCGACCTCTGGAACGGCGTCTACACGTACTTGGGCGCTGGCCCGAACACCGTCACGTTGTCCTTCCTCGGCTTGCAAATCAATGCGTCTGGCGAGGACGGGCCGTACCTCGTTGGTCTCTGGCTCTACGAGGGGTACTATCCCTACGAGTTCCTCGATACGGACACGCACACCACGGCGGCGTACAGCCACCTCGATTTCGAGACGCCCCCGGCGCACCTGTCGCCGCCCCATCAGGACTCCGGACTCGATACGGACGGAGACGGGCAGTTCGACTACCTCGAGGTCGACGTAAACGTCTCCGTGTACGTAGCCGGCACCTTCGCCGTGGACGGATACCTTCACGATCCGACCTACCAACTGAGCGATTCCGCCCTCACTGCGGTATACCTGGACGTGGGGAACCAGACGGTACGCCTCCTCTTCCGGGGAATCATCATCAACGTGAGCGGTGTCGACGGGCCGTACAGCGTCGACCTCTCGCTCTACGACTGGTCGAGGGGCTTGTACCTCGGGTCGAGCAACCATACGACCGCGGCGTACAACCATCTCGATTTCGAGTCGCCCCCGATCGTCCCGTCCCCGCCGCACGACGACGTGGGCCTCGACCTCGACGAGGATGGCCTCTTCGACTTCCTCGCCGTGGACATGAACGTCACGGTGAACGGTCCCGGTTACTTCATGGTGCAGGCGTGGGTCCACGACGCCAATGCGTCCTTCTCATCGTACGACGACAATGTCACGTACCTCGATCCCGGCGCGCACTCGATCCGCCTGTTCTACGACGGATCGGTGTTCAATCAGAGCGGAATCGATGGGCCCTATTTCGTCGACTTCAGCCTTTACTACTGGGACAACGCGTCGGGATGGGTGTATCTGACGAGCGACAACCACACGACGGCGGCGTACGACCATGGGGACTTCAACGGGCCCGGGCCCCGAGCGTACTTCCGCCCGCCCCATGCGGACGCCGGACGCGATACTGACGGAGACGGGGACTACAACGTCCTCGAGGTCCGCACGACAGTCGCGGTGCGACAGAGCGGCTATTACTACGTATCGGGGTACCTCCACAACGCGGACTACTCCTTCTCCCTGTGGGCGGAAAACGCGACCTCCCTGAACCCAGGTCTCGGCCAAATCGGCCTCCCCTTTGACGGGCAATCGATCAACGCGTCCGGCGTCGACGGCCCGTACACGGTCGACCTCACCCTGTACTATTACGACCCGTACTACGGGTGGGTGTACCTCGACAGCGGGACCCACACGACGGCCGCGTACCTCCACACGGACTTTGACGGACCGCCCGCATACTTCGTCGGGCCGCATCGCGACTTCGGACTCGATACGGATGCGGACGGTCGGTACAACTATCTCGTCATCGACGCGAACGTGACGACCGAATACAACGGGAGCTTCGTCGTCATCGCCTACGTCTACTCGAACTACACGAACGGCTCGGCGAACCTCTCCCTCTACGCCGAGAACTACACCTGGCTCAACGCGGGCACCCAGTCCGTCCGCTTCCAGTTCGACGGCGCGATCATCAACGCCACGGGGATCGACGGCCCGTACCATGTCGCCCTCTATCTGTACGACGGCTATTCGTGGCGGTTCTTGGACAACGACACGTTCGACACGGCCGCGTACGCGCATACCGACTTCGAGGAAATGCCCTCGATCCAGTCCGTCCAGACGCCGACGAGTCCTACGATCGACGGCGTGATCTCGTCCGGGGAATGGAACGACGCGGTCGCGGTCGACCTGTCGTCGATCTCCGGGAACCAACTGTCGGGGACGCTCCTGGTCAAAGACAACAACACGATGCTGTACGTGGCGTACGACGCGACGGGGGATCAGACCCAGGACTACTACGACTACGCGTCGATTGCGTTCGATACGGGAAACGACGGGAACTACACCGCCGGGCACGAGGATGTCTTCCTCCAGGGCGCCGGCAGCGCGACGAACCAGTGGCATTACGTGTGGGACTCGACCTATGGCTGGGTCGTGGAGGACTCGCCGTACGATCCGGACCTCCCGAACCACGCCGGCCTCGCGAGCGCGGCCGGGTTCGGATCGAGTCCGAGGAGCGGCACCCGCCACCGGATCTACGAGTTCGCCATCCCGATGGCGCTCCTCGGCGTGCGGCCCGGAGACTCGATCGGGTTCGACGGAGGCGGGCCCTTCAGCGCCGGCATCTTCGACTCGTACTGGTACCGGTACAGCTCGTGGCCGTGGGCGTACTCCGTGCCGCTCTACCTGTACGGCGATCTCGTGCTGAGCCGCGACACGACCGCGCCGTCCGTCGCGATCACGAGCCCCGGTTCCGGGAGCATCTTCGTCACGGACCGCGTCGATCTGGCGTGGACCGCATCCGACGTCGGTCTGGGGCTCTCTCGAATCGAAGTCTCCGTCGACGGCGGCGCGCCGGTGATCCTCGGCGCCGACGCGACGACCTACGCAGTGACGGGGCTGTCGGATGGCACCCATGCAGTCGCCGTCACCGCCTACGATGGTGCGGAGAATGCGCAATCCGCGAGCATTTCGGTCATCATCGATACGACGGCGCCGGTGGTTTCGGTCCTGACCCCCGCAAACGGCGCGAGCCTCGCGATGAACGACGTGACCGTGACGTGGTCCGCATCGGACGCGGCCTCCGGGGTATCGCAGATCGAGATCTCCCTCGACGGAGAACCACCGATCGTCCTTTCGCCCTCGGTGTCCACCTACGCGTTGCCGGCCCTTTCCCAGGGATCGCACCGGGTCTCGATCCGTGTCATCGATCGAGCGGGACTCACCCAAGTCGCCGCCGTCGCATTCACGATCGACACCGTGGCGCCATCCCTCGCCATCCAGTCGCCGTCCTCCGGCGCTCTCCTCGCGACGAGGAGCGTGACCGCCTCGTGGATCGCCTTGGATCTCGGCTCGGGCCTCGACCGAATCGAGGTCTCCCTCGATGGCGGTGCCGCCATCGTGCTGTCGGCGGGCGCGTCCGGATACACGTTCTCGGACCTCTCGGACGGGGCCCATACGATCCACGTCGTTGCGTTCGACCTCGCAGGCAACCGGGAGACGCGGGCCGTGGACGTCTCTGTGGACGCCACGCCTCCGAGTCTCGCGATCTCCTCGCCGGCGGCCGGGATCATCATCACGTCCTCGTCGGCGACAATCACGTGGACCGCATCCGACGCAACCTCCGGGTTGCAACGCCTCGAGTTGAGCCTCGATGGCGGGGCGCCGCTGAGCGTGTCCGTGACGGGTTCGACGTCGCACACGTTCTCCGGGCTTCGCGATGGCAGCCACGCCGTCATCTTGTCGGCGTTCGATCGCGCCGGGAACGTCGCGACCGCTTCGGTGACGTTCTCCGTCGACACGGGCGTTTTCAGCCCGAACGGACCGTACGGGCTGGCGCCGACGATCGGCGTGGCGGCTGCAATCGTCGCGGTCATCGGCGCGTTCGCGTTGGTCCGCGCCCGGTCCCGTCGTCGACCGCCCGCGGCCGAGCCCTGA
- a CDS encoding transcription initiation factor IIB, translating to MPTKKIEEAEEVTRCPECNSGHLSFDYERGELICEQCGLVLTDQMIDQGPEWRAFDVEQGEKRARTGAPMTYTIHDKGLSTTIGWKNKDSYGKSIPTRNRAQLYRLRKWQRRIRVSNATERNLAFALSELDRMASGMGLPRNVRETAAMVYRKAVNKNLIRGRSIEGVVAASLYAACRQCNVPRTLDEIANSSRVGRKEIGRTYRFMTRELKLKLMPTKPQDYVSRFCSELKLTGEVQSKAVEILKDAQDKELTSGRGPTGVAAAAIYISSILCNERRTQREVADVAGVTEVTIRNRYKELTEKLGIKVEL from the coding sequence ATGCCGACAAAGAAGATCGAAGAGGCCGAAGAAGTCACTAGATGCCCAGAGTGCAACTCGGGTCACCTGTCGTTCGACTACGAGCGAGGCGAGCTCATCTGCGAACAGTGCGGCCTCGTGCTGACCGACCAGATGATCGACCAGGGGCCCGAATGGAGGGCGTTCGACGTCGAGCAAGGCGAGAAGCGCGCCCGGACCGGCGCGCCGATGACGTACACGATCCACGACAAAGGCCTCTCGACGACGATCGGCTGGAAGAACAAGGACTCGTACGGCAAGTCGATCCCGACGAGGAACCGCGCGCAGCTGTACCGGCTGAGGAAGTGGCAGCGGCGGATCCGCGTGAGCAACGCGACGGAGCGGAACCTCGCGTTCGCCCTCTCCGAGCTCGATCGGATGGCGAGCGGGATGGGCCTCCCGCGGAACGTCCGCGAGACGGCGGCCATGGTGTACCGCAAGGCCGTGAACAAGAACCTCATCCGCGGGCGGTCGATCGAGGGCGTCGTCGCGGCGTCGCTGTACGCCGCGTGCCGGCAATGCAACGTCCCGCGCACCCTCGACGAGATCGCGAACTCGTCCCGCGTCGGCCGCAAGGAGATCGGCCGCACGTACCGCTTCATGACGCGCGAGCTCAAGCTGAAGCTCATGCCGACGAAACCCCAGGACTACGTGTCCCGGTTCTGCTCGGAGCTCAAGCTCACCGGCGAGGTGCAGTCGAAGGCGGTCGAGATCCTCAAGGACGCCCAGGACAAGGAGCTCACGTCGGGTCGCGGGCCGACCGGCGTCGCGGCCGCGGCGATCTACATCTCCTCGATCCTCTGCAACGAGCGGCGCACGCAACGGGAAGTCGCCGACGTCGCGGGCGTGACGGAAGTCACGATCCGCAACCGCTACAAAGAGCTCACCGAGAAGCTCGGCATCAAGGTCGAGCTGTAG
- a CDS encoding Gar1/Naf1 family protein produces MVENIAHDGTLLIRSNFAPSRGADVLDKRNRALGRVVKVFGPVREPFTAVRPAGAVSLSLIGADVFVPEGDHADKEDRRGRRSH; encoded by the coding sequence GTGGTCGAGAACATCGCCCACGACGGAACCTTGCTCATCCGCTCGAACTTCGCCCCCTCGCGAGGCGCCGACGTGTTGGACAAGCGGAACCGGGCCTTGGGCCGCGTGGTCAAGGTCTTCGGCCCGGTGCGGGAGCCCTTCACCGCCGTGCGGCCCGCCGGCGCGGTCTCGCTGTCCCTGATTGGAGCCGACGTATTCGTTCCGGAGGGAGATCATGCCGACAAAGAAGATCGAAGAGGCCGAAGAAGTCACTAG
- a CDS encoding aminotransferase class I/II-fold pyridoxal phosphate-dependent enzyme, producing the protein MKIVPFEMERWQSTWENRVEFNLSESGVQPIPLRELLGDPAATERFLDHPLAYSQGNGTPELRATIAGMYGDATPDHVLVTNGSSEANFLATWHLVEPGDEVLVMLPNYMEIWGLVQNFRGTVRPLRLREDRSWQFDPDDLAALVTRKTKAIAVCNPNNPTGAIMASEPRKAVLDAARDADAWLLSDEVYLGAEREGPRTASLWGGYEKTLITNGLSKAYGLPGLRIGWLVGPPDTIATLWGYHDYTTLAPTYLSDRLAQIALAPPRREAILGRTRTILQRNYAILRDWIEEHGPLFSHVPPAAGAICYLRYALDINSSDLAARLLKEKSTLIVPGDHFGMDGYIRIGMGEATSYVIGGLRRIDELLRELKAGRGTR; encoded by the coding sequence ATGAAGATCGTCCCGTTCGAGATGGAGCGGTGGCAGTCGACCTGGGAGAACCGCGTCGAGTTCAACCTCTCGGAAAGCGGCGTCCAGCCGATTCCGCTGCGGGAGCTCCTGGGGGACCCGGCCGCGACGGAGCGGTTCCTCGATCATCCGCTCGCGTATTCGCAGGGGAACGGGACGCCGGAACTCCGGGCGACGATCGCGGGGATGTACGGCGACGCGACGCCGGACCACGTCCTCGTGACGAACGGATCGTCCGAGGCGAACTTCCTCGCGACCTGGCACCTCGTCGAGCCGGGCGACGAGGTCCTCGTCATGCTCCCGAACTACATGGAGATCTGGGGCCTCGTCCAGAATTTCCGCGGGACGGTGCGGCCGCTCCGCCTCCGCGAGGACCGGAGCTGGCAGTTCGACCCGGACGACCTGGCGGCCCTCGTGACGCGCAAGACGAAGGCGATCGCGGTCTGCAACCCGAACAACCCGACGGGGGCGATCATGGCCTCCGAGCCGCGCAAGGCCGTCCTCGATGCCGCGCGCGATGCGGACGCGTGGCTCCTCTCCGACGAAGTGTACCTGGGCGCGGAACGGGAAGGGCCGCGGACGGCGAGCCTCTGGGGCGGGTACGAGAAGACGCTCATCACGAACGGCCTGAGCAAGGCGTACGGCCTGCCGGGCCTGCGGATCGGGTGGCTCGTCGGGCCGCCGGACACGATCGCGACCCTCTGGGGCTACCACGACTACACCACGCTCGCGCCGACGTACCTCTCCGACCGGCTCGCGCAAATCGCCTTGGCGCCGCCGCGCCGCGAGGCGATCCTCGGCCGCACGCGCACGATCCTGCAACGGAACTACGCGATCCTGCGCGACTGGATCGAGGAGCACGGTCCGCTCTTCTCCCACGTCCCGCCCGCCGCGGGCGCGATCTGCTACCTGCGGTACGCGCTCGACATCAACTCGTCGGACCTCGCGGCGCGGCTCCTGAAGGAGAAGTCGACGTTGATCGTGCCGGGCGATCACTTCGGCATGGACGGCTACATCCGGATCGGGATGGGCGAGGCGACGTCGTACGTGATCGGCGGGCTCCGACGGATCGATGAGCTCCTGCGCGAGCTGAAGGCGGGCCGGGGGACGCGATAG
- a CDS encoding ornithine cyclodeaminase family protein (cyclodeaminase) yields the protein MEVLLLFEPDIRSIVGPDEAFAAVRDAFAALARGEAILPDVINLDVPSSRVEAHVKGAHLLGSPYFSVKVASGSYDNPSRGMPVGGGMVLVFDATTGFPRAVLFDNGYLTEVRTGAAGALAADLLAKRDVERVGVVGVGAQARHQVVALLRVRTPERIIAYGRSEAKATAYAREMADRHGVTVLPAKTVEQAVRGSDVVVTVTASREPLVRADWVLPGTHITAVGSDGPQKQELDVGVLRKADKVVADRIDQCARLGEIHHAIQAGAMRREDVHGELGEIVAGMKPGRERDDEITVADLTGVGVQDAAVANVVVDAALRRGMGKVLDV from the coding sequence GTGGAGGTCCTCCTCCTCTTCGAGCCAGATATCCGGTCGATCGTCGGGCCCGACGAGGCGTTCGCGGCAGTGCGCGACGCCTTTGCGGCCCTCGCGCGCGGCGAGGCGATCCTCCCCGACGTGATCAACCTCGACGTCCCGTCCTCGCGGGTGGAGGCGCACGTGAAAGGCGCGCACCTCCTCGGCTCTCCGTACTTCTCCGTGAAGGTCGCGTCCGGATCGTACGACAACCCGAGCCGCGGGATGCCGGTCGGGGGCGGCATGGTCCTCGTCTTCGACGCGACGACCGGGTTCCCGCGGGCGGTGCTCTTCGACAACGGCTACCTGACGGAGGTCCGCACGGGCGCCGCGGGCGCCCTCGCCGCGGACCTGCTCGCCAAGCGGGACGTCGAGCGCGTCGGGGTCGTCGGGGTGGGGGCGCAGGCGAGGCATCAGGTCGTGGCGCTCCTCCGCGTCCGGACGCCGGAGCGCATCATTGCCTACGGCCGGTCCGAGGCGAAGGCGACGGCCTACGCGAGGGAGATGGCGGACCGTCACGGCGTCACCGTCCTCCCCGCCAAGACCGTCGAGCAAGCCGTCCGCGGGTCCGACGTCGTCGTCACGGTGACGGCGTCGAGAGAGCCGCTCGTGCGCGCGGATTGGGTCCTCCCCGGGACGCACATCACGGCGGTCGGCTCGGACGGCCCGCAGAAGCAGGAGCTCGACGTCGGCGTCCTTCGGAAGGCGGACAAGGTCGTCGCGGACCGCATCGATCAATGCGCGCGGCTCGGCGAGATCCACCACGCGATCCAGGCCGGTGCAATGCGCCGCGAGGACGTTCATGGGGAGCTCGGCGAGATCGTCGCCGGCATGAAACCGGGCCGCGAGCGGGACGACGAGATCACGGTCGCCGATCTGACGGGCGTAGGCGTCCAGGACGCCGCCGTGGCGAACGTCGTCGTGGACGCCGCACTCCGTCGCGGGATGGGGAAGGTCCTGGACGTTTGA